A single genomic interval of Helianthus annuus cultivar XRQ/B chromosome 6, HanXRQr2.0-SUNRISE, whole genome shotgun sequence harbors:
- the LOC110884482 gene encoding uncharacterized protein LOC110884482, protein MSRNQNERIRNLERPVSGCLGRMVNVFDLNTSVGGNRLLTEKPHYEGNSVSRSESDVSRSCLADKVMVSEFGKPPSNRKPKGTPIKMLMAQEMSKEEVPKKGPPSLVAKLMGLDDLPQRDQLSSASCRSNVRGSRSRTHSGSLDGDVHQCKDVPEICKQSCKTYGGSPQKGSKYKESKNEKDMALIREKFMEAKRLSMDEKLRQSKQFQDALEVLSSNKDLFLEFLQEPDSLFSQHHNLQSLPPRPDSKRITILKPSKLVDGHTLPCSGTEYRKQTNETVWDRFSGPPNQPTRIVVLKPDFGRPLETRTVSSSPSLKTSNDDGFYGDLEDSEPKERTPSIPESSTGHRRDETLLSSVFSNGYIGDESSFSKSEVYYAAGNLSDSEVMSPTSRHSWEYINRFGSPYSSSSFSRASCSPESSVCREAKKRLSERWAMMSLNGGVQEQRHVRRNSSTLGEMLALSDLKKSVESEEKRKNSIDLNKNKGNDADSSPKNFVRSKSVPVSSTEFLKGKIDDTKDLTSEKSQKSSLFKGNVSRLFFSGSRKSGKQKSQKSDDDFHQSSRNIGDDGSQCVSGIVIKDLPEGSGNANENPDQPSPVSVLESQFVDDDHKSGYSSTAKLNKIGIDPNKYNLIDKSPPIGSISRTLSCDCSAVGAVTPVPGKTSTKQPLSPEEEEQECFMYVQTLLSAAGISGGVQSDSVIARWHSPESPLDPSLRDKYMNLSDKEPHSKQRHRRSFQKLVFDCVNEALTLSSGTCKHVGKVPMERVWGQMKEWISGDGRCVWDEDGGGDEDEDGSLAVEMVARKEVTGEVWMEHLKLSIEDIKKEIEVKLVEQLVDEFVVELMTGRVILAYTP, encoded by the exons ATGAGTAGGAAtcagaatgagagaattaggaatTTGGAGAGACCTGTTTCAGGATGCTTGGGAAGAATGGTGAATGTTTTTGATTTGAATACGAGCGTAGGCGGAAACAGATTGCTCACTGAAAAGCCACATTATGAAG GTAATTCGGTGTCTAGGAGCGAATCAGATGTGTCAAGATCTTGTTTAGCTGATAAAGTG ATGGTGTCTGAGTTTGGAAAACCTCCGTCAAATAGGAAGCCAAAGGGGACGCCTATAAAGATGCTTATGGCGCAAGAAATGTCTAAAGAAGAGGTCCCCAAGAAAGGTCCACCTAGTTTGGTTGCTAAGTTAATGGGGCTTGATGATCTTCCACAGCGCGATCAACTTAGTTCAGCTTCGTGCAGAAGCAATGTAAGAGGATCAAGATCAAGAACCCATTCTGGATCATTAGACGGTGATGTTCATCAGTGCAAAGATGTTCCTGAAATATGCAAGCAATCATGCAAAACATATGGTGGTTCGCCACAAAAGGGTAGTAAATATAAAGAAAGCAAAAATGAGAAAGATATGGCTCTCATTCGTGAAAAGTTCATGGAAGCGAAACGTTTATCTATGGATGAGAAACTCCGACAATCTAAACAGTTTCAAGATGCGTTAGAGGTTTTAAGTTCCAATAAAGATTTATTCCTTGAGTTTCTTCAAGAACCTGATTCTTTATTCTCTCAACATCACAATTTACAGTCGTTACCCCCACGTCCGGACTCGAAACGCATCACGATTCTTAAACCTTCTAAGTTGGTAGACGGTCATACGTTACCTTGTTCAGGAACGGAATACAGAAAACAAACGAATGAAACGGTTTGGGATAGATTTAGTGGGCCCCCTAATCAGCCAACTCGTATCGTGGTGCTGAAACCCGACTTTGGAAGGCCACTTGAGACGAGAACCGTTTCTTCGTCTCCATCGTTAAAAACATCGAATGATGATGGATTTTACGGAGATTTAGAAGACAGTGAACCAAAAGAGCGGACACCTAGCATACCCGAAAGTTCAACTGGTCATAGAAGAGACGAAACCCTTCTTTCTTCTGTTTTTTCCAACGGTTATATCGGTGATGAGAGTTCGTTCAGTAAATCTGAAGTTTATTACGCAGCAGGGAATCTGAGTGATTCAGAGGTGATGTCACCAACTTCACGACACTCGTGGGAGTATATCAACCGTTTCGGCAGCCCGTATTCTTCTTCCTCGTTCAGTCGTGCGTCTTGTTCTCCAGAATCGTCTGTTTGCAGGGAGGCAAAAAAACGTCTTTCCGAAAGATGGGCGATGATGTCATTAAACGGGGGCGTTCAAGAACAACGACATGTAAGAAGAAACTCCAGTACATTAGGAGAAATGCTCGCCCTTTCTGACTTGAAAAAATCGGTAGAATCAGAGGAAAAACGTAAAAACAGTattgatttaaataaaaataaaggtaaTGATGCTGATAGTAGTCCCAAAAATTTTGTGAGGTCAAAATCTGTTCCGGTATCTTCTACCGAGTTCTTGAAAGGGAAAATTGATGATACTAAAGATTTGACCTCGGAAAAAAGTCAAAAATCATCGTTGTTTAAAGGTAACGTTTCAAGATTATTTTTTTCCGGGAGTAGAAAATCCGGCAAGCAAAAATCCCAAAAGTCTGATGATGACTTTCATCAATCTTCAAGAAACATTGGTGATGATGGATCTCAGTGCGTTAGTGGCATAGTGATTAAAGATCTACCTGAG GGTTCCGGAAATGCAAATGAGAACCCGGACCAGCCAAGCCCTGTTTCGGTTTTGGAATCACAGTTTGTAGATGATGATCATAAATCAGGCTATTCTTCCACCGCTAAACTGAATAAAATCG GGATAGATCCTAATAAATACAATCTGATCGATAAATCACCGCCAATTGGATCCATTTCCCGAACGCTATCATGTGACTGCTCTGCCGTGGGGGCCGTCACTCCCGTTCCAGGTAAAACCTCGACAAAACAACCCCTGAGCCCAGAGGAAGAAGAACAAGAGTGTTTCATGTATGTTCAAACACTACTATCAGCAGCCGGAATCAGTGGTGGGGTCCAGTCAGATTCAGTTATCGCCAGGTGGCATTCACCCGAAAGTCCTCTGGACCCATCTTTGAGAGACAAGTACATGAACCTATCCGATAAGGAACCACACTCCAAACAAAGACACCGAAGATCATTCCAAAAGCTTGTTTTCGACTGTGTGAATGAGGCGTTGACCTTATCAAGTGGGACCTGTAAACACGTGGGAAAGGTGCCGATGGAGCGTGTGTGGGGCCAGATGAAGGAATGGATATCTGGGGATGGAAGGTGTGTTTGGGATGAAGATGGCGGTGGTGATGAAGACGAAGATGGAAGCCTGGCGGTGGAGATGGTGGCGAGAAAAGAAGTTACAGGTGAGGTTTGGATGGAGCATTTGAAATTGTCAATTGAAGATATAAAAAAGGAAATAGAAGTGAAGCTGGTTGAACAACTTGTGGATGAATTTGTGGTAGAGTTGATGACAGGTAGAGTGATTTTGGCTTACACTCCATAA
- the LOC110884483 gene encoding GDSL esterase/lipase At4g28780 — translation MAKYSSFTTAAITHLPLAVVLTVLLLVAVPKAHGARAFFVFGDSLVDNGNNNYLITDARADSPPYGIDYPTHRPTGRFSNGFNIPDLISQKLGAEPTLPYLSPELTGDKLLVGANFASAGIGILNDTGIQFASIIRIGQQLENFQEYQSKVSALIGPDQTQRLVNQALVLITLGGNDYVNNYFLAPVTARRLQYTIPQFTKYIISEYRKILMNLYNLGARRVLVTGSGPLGCVPSQLALAAANGECANEPQQAAALYNPQLVQMIQSLNQELGSDYFVAVNAMLMQNDFISNPQAFGFITSKVACCGQGPYNGVGICNPTSNLCDDREIYVFWDPFHPTERANKIIVETIYSGSEKYMHPMNLSTIMALDSMI, via the exons ATGGCTAAATACTCCTCCTTCACTACCGCCGCCATCACCCATCTGCCGCTAGCTGTGGTCTTAACGGTTCTACTACTTGTAGCCGTGCCAAAAGCTCATGGAGCTCGTGCTTTCTTTGTGTTTGGTGACTCGTTGGTTGACAATGGCAACAATAATTACCTTATCACTGATGCCCGAGCTGACTCTCCACCGTATGGCATTGATTACCCAACCCATCGACCCACTGGCCGCTTCTCCAATGGCTTTAACATACCCGACCTTATCA GTCAAAAGCTCGGGGCAGAGCCCACTTTGCCATACTTGAGCCCGGAGTTGACCGGTGACAAACTATTGGTCGGTGCAAACTTTGCGTCAGCCGGGATCGGTATACTCAACGACACCGGAATTCAGTTT GCAAGTATTATAAGGATAGGTCAACAACTAGAAAATTTTCAAGAGTACCAATCCAAAGTGAGTGCATTGATCGGACCGGACCAGACCCAACGGCTCGTGAACCAGGCTCTGGTTTTAATCACACTAGGAGGCAACGACTATGTTAACAATTATTTCTTGGCACCGGTTACTGCAAGAAGGCTACAATACACCATTCCTCAGTTTACTAAATATATTATTTCAGAATACCGCAAGATCCTTATg AATTTATATAATTTGGGAGCTAGACGGGTTCTAGTAACAGGATCTGGTCCATTAGGTTGTGTTCCATCCCAGTTAGCCCTAGCGGCTGCAAATGGTGAATGTGCAAATGAGCCACAACAGGCTGCGGCTTTGTACAACCCCCAACTCGTGCAAATGATCCAGAGCCTCAACCAGGAGCTTGGGTCAGACTACTTTGTCGCGGTCAACGCAATGCTAATGCAAAATGACTTTATCAGTAACCCTCAAGCCTTTG GTTTTATAACATCAAAAGTTGCGTGTTGCGGACAAGGACCGTATAATGGAGTTGGCATTTGTAACCCGACATCAAATCTTTGTGACGATAGGGAGATATATGTATTTTGGGACCCATTCCATCCAACCGAACGCGCAAACAAGATCATTGTTGAAACAATTTATTCTGGTTCCGAGAAGTACATGCATCCGATGAATCTAAGCACCATCATGGCCTTGGATTCTATGATCTAA